The Pyrodictium delaneyi genome contains a region encoding:
- the upp gene encoding uracil phosphoribosyltransferase — MPAERGNIHVIDNPALQGILLELRDRSTPRHRFRELLELAGLLLGYEAGRLLSTRRDEVETPLGVRAQGLRVADEELSVIAVLRAALPMAMGVVKVYPRASLGFVAASRLEDTGRRVDGRMVFDVNTPYWKLPTIEGRDVILVDPMLATGSTLARVAERVAKQKPRRMVIISLITTMQGIERVLEAASTAYIVTAAVDPVLNEHGFIVPGLGDAGDRCFG, encoded by the coding sequence GTGCCGGCAGAAAGGGGCAACATACACGTAATAGACAACCCTGCTCTTCAGGGTATCCTCTTAGAGTTGCGTGACCGTTCCACCCCGAGGCACCGTTTCCGCGAGCTACTCGAGCTTGCTGGCCTTCTGCTAGGCTACGAGGCTGGCCGGCTACTCTCGACACGCCGTGACGAGGTAGAGACGCCGCTAGGAGTCCGAGCCCAGGGGCTACGGGTAGCAGACGAGGAGTTATCGGTGATAGCTGTCCTGCGAGCCGCTCTACCCATGGCTATGGGTGTTGTGAAGGTCTACCCTCGAGCCTCCCTAGGCTTCGTAGCTGCCTCGCGGCTGGAAGATACAGGCCGGAGAGTAGATGGCAGAATGGTCTTTGATGTAAACACGCCTTACTGGAAACTACCAACAATAGAGGGCCGGGATGTCATTCTCGTCGACCCGATGCTGGCAACTGGTAGCACTCTAGCCCGGGTAGCAGAGCGGGTAGCCAAGCAGAAGCCACGCCGAATGGTAATAATCTCACTCATAACAACCATGCAGGGTATAGAAAGAGTCTTGGAGGCAGCCAGTACCGCCTACATTGTGACCGCCGCCGTTGATCCAGTGCTCAACGAACATGGCTTCATAGTACCTGGACTCGGGGATGCCGGAGACCGTTGCTTCGGCTAA
- the hisC gene encoding histidinol-phosphate transaminase gives MPVRVKPWLENQEGYKPRSYGVIRARLDLNESPYPPPARVVEAVTREAARGNRYPEAAQYQHLTELLSSYTGAAPEQIIVGLGGDMVLEKAFTLVLGHREKAVYPWPSFSMYEVYTRQQGGEAAKIELEPSDDRWQLDWSRFTKEALSARLVALDNPNNPTGSLIAPSEDELAELLEKLSREGVLLILDEAYYEFSGVTYAGLTESYDNLLVVRTLSKAFSLAGLRVGYGIAHPSLAEKLRSLLPPFLPRTSLAAAIAALEEPSYAAKVVEVIRREREWLAKSLRKLPGIRVYRSATNFLLVETPVPKVVDRLAEHGIAVRRVPLGDNWLRVTVSTPAENRLFLETLAKIVKTAENINDSSEEL, from the coding sequence GTGCCTGTCCGTGTCAAACCATGGCTCGAGAACCAGGAGGGATACAAGCCAAGGAGTTATGGAGTAATCCGGGCCCGGCTAGACCTCAACGAGTCACCCTACCCACCCCCCGCCCGGGTAGTAGAAGCGGTGACTAGGGAGGCGGCGCGGGGGAACCGGTACCCGGAGGCAGCGCAGTACCAGCACCTGACGGAGCTGCTCTCCTCCTATACTGGTGCAGCCCCCGAGCAGATAATAGTCGGCCTAGGCGGCGACATGGTTTTAGAGAAAGCCTTTACCCTGGTATTAGGCCACAGAGAGAAGGCCGTGTATCCTTGGCCCTCCTTCAGCATGTACGAAGTCTACACGAGGCAGCAAGGCGGCGAGGCGGCCAAGATAGAGCTTGAGCCTAGCGATGATAGATGGCAGTTAGACTGGAGCCGGTTCACCAAGGAGGCGCTCTCGGCGCGGCTGGTGGCGCTCGATAACCCTAATAATCCTACGGGGAGCCTCATAGCGCCAAGTGAAGACGAGCTAGCCGAGCTTCTAGAGAAGCTGAGCAGAGAGGGAGTACTCCTGATACTCGACGAGGCCTACTACGAGTTCAGCGGCGTCACATACGCTGGCCTGACAGAGAGCTATGACAACCTCCTAGTAGTGCGGACGCTCAGCAAGGCGTTCAGCCTAGCAGGGCTCCGGGTAGGCTATGGTATAGCACACCCCAGCCTAGCAGAAAAGCTTCGCAGCCTACTCCCACCATTCCTCCCCAGGACGAGCCTAGCCGCCGCTATAGCGGCCCTCGAGGAGCCCAGCTACGCAGCGAAAGTGGTAGAAGTCATCCGGAGGGAACGAGAGTGGCTAGCCAAGAGTCTCCGCAAGCTCCCCGGGATACGGGTATACAGGTCGGCAACCAACTTCCTCCTAGTAGAGACTCCAGTACCCAAGGTGGTAGATAGACTAGCGGAACACGGCATAGCGGTACGCCGTGTTCCGCTGGGCGACAACTGGTTACGCGTGACAGTCAGCACACCTGCCGAGAACAGGCTATTCTTAGAGACGCTCGCCAAGATAGTAAAAACAGCTGAGAATATCAATGACAGTTCAGAAGAATTGTAG
- a CDS encoding MqnA/MqnD/SBP family protein: MPVYVAPGYQYAAPLRRWLVSRGFVVHVAPPPETLQLLKDGIADAGLAPLGLIATNTELKTCPGPMVYSERETMSVLIVSRRPATLRECDTIAVTGETRTSILYLRLVLRELGLQPRLLRLSTRNVWMLLRAAPCALVIGDEALYALAQGLNVVADMGVLVRDILGIAPVYAATAVIENRKCPESLAEPPWPRAQRRDVEATAIATGLPRRLADMYHRSLLRLDYNPAALEAALLLLRDTVRYSQETSAELGIYQRA, from the coding sequence ATGCCCGTATATGTTGCACCGGGTTACCAGTATGCTGCACCTCTGCGTCGCTGGCTAGTATCACGGGGCTTCGTCGTCCATGTAGCTCCACCGCCAGAGACACTCCAATTGCTTAAGGATGGTATCGCTGACGCTGGGCTAGCACCACTAGGCCTAATAGCTACAAACACGGAGCTGAAGACATGTCCAGGCCCGATGGTGTACAGTGAACGAGAAACAATGAGCGTCCTTATAGTCTCGAGAAGGCCAGCAACACTCAGAGAATGCGACACAATAGCTGTAACGGGGGAGACGCGGACAAGCATCCTCTACCTCCGCCTTGTGCTGCGAGAGCTAGGACTCCAGCCTAGGCTCCTCCGGCTTAGCACCCGGAATGTCTGGATGCTTCTACGCGCCGCTCCATGCGCCCTAGTGATAGGCGACGAAGCCCTCTATGCCCTTGCACAAGGTCTCAACGTTGTAGCGGACATGGGTGTGCTTGTACGCGATATTCTGGGTATAGCACCAGTTTACGCCGCTACAGCAGTAATCGAGAACAGGAAATGCCCTGAAAGTCTTGCAGAACCACCATGGCCGCGAGCTCAACGCCGCGATGTAGAAGCAACCGCTATAGCTACCGGGCTCCCTCGCCGACTCGCTGACATGTATCACCGCTCGCTGCTCCGCCTAGACTACAACCCTGCCGCGCTAGAAGCAGCCTTACTTTTACTGAGGGACACTGTACGGTATTCGCAAGAAACGTCAGCAGAGCTGGGAATCTACCAGCGAGCCTAG
- a CDS encoding MoaD/ThiS family protein, with protein sequence MKIRAVFIQEFYEEIGKFYIEVEIPEGSTVRDLIDYIDTKIKQGFRRLVLDDKGELKHPVEIAVNGRRIDFLDGLDTVLKDGDKVLFSPRALFVV encoded by the coding sequence ATGAAGATTCGGGCTGTATTTATCCAAGAATTCTACGAGGAGATAGGGAAATTCTATATTGAAGTCGAGATTCCTGAAGGCTCGACGGTTAGAGATCTAATAGACTACATTGACACCAAGATTAAACAAGGCTTCCGCCGATTAGTATTGGATGATAAAGGTGAGCTTAAACACCCAGTAGAAATAGCTGTTAATGGCAGACGTATAGACTTCCTAGATGGGCTTGATACAGTACTCAAAGACGGGGATAAGGTACTATTCTCGCCTCGCGCCCTCTTTGTCGTCTAG
- a CDS encoding TrmB family transcriptional regulator: MLTKDELEDRLRRLLGLSGYEARAYLVVLRGVSKPRDIAEEAGIPPQRIYDVLRSLQRRGLIAQTPEGYRATPPTRTLAVEAEKLILEAAKRAEEVRLLARELEEHVASIAREHVLVAEGLSQAFASALAALRRCNEKPWLLAYKAAEKAEDLWPVLQHFLEILNVRGARIILYSGVTLPRHVLETIAGISGAELRASEAVLLDMMVACDTVVIGVPGTGGNVVAVTITNREFAKALKRRLEVLWRSSRPLGEEILG; this comes from the coding sequence ATGTTAACGAAGGATGAACTAGAGGATAGGCTAAGAAGACTTCTAGGCCTTAGTGGCTACGAAGCACGTGCTTATCTCGTAGTACTAAGGGGTGTTTCGAAGCCGAGGGATATAGCAGAGGAGGCAGGGATACCTCCACAGAGGATTTACGATGTACTTCGTAGCCTTCAACGTCGAGGCCTTATAGCTCAGACACCGGAGGGCTACAGGGCGACACCGCCTACAAGAACACTAGCTGTTGAAGCCGAGAAACTCATACTAGAGGCAGCTAAGCGTGCAGAGGAGGTACGTCTACTTGCACGCGAGCTTGAAGAACACGTAGCATCCATTGCTAGAGAACACGTATTGGTTGCAGAGGGGCTCTCGCAGGCCTTCGCATCGGCTCTAGCAGCACTGCGAAGGTGCAACGAGAAGCCCTGGCTGCTAGCCTACAAGGCGGCGGAGAAAGCTGAGGATCTATGGCCAGTACTTCAACACTTCCTAGAGATATTGAATGTGCGTGGAGCACGGATAATTCTTTATTCCGGCGTAACATTGCCGAGACACGTCTTGGAGACCATAGCTGGCATATCCGGAGCCGAGTTGCGGGCGTCGGAGGCAGTATTGCTTGATATGATGGTTGCATGCGATACTGTCGTCATAGGAGTACCAGGTACCGGTGGTAACGTTGTTGCAGTGACGATAACTAATCGCGAGTTTGCAAAAGCACTCAAGCGAAGGCTAGAGGTGCTATGGCGTAGCTCCAGGCCACTCGGGGAAGAGATACTAGGATAG
- a CDS encoding CofH family radical SAM protein: MSVTDELGYAGPVEHVLEGKPSVHDIVELYRMPLWLLGSLARAVTDAITGRRVGYVVNMILNYTNICVVNCRFCAFRRQPGAPDAYRLDASQAITSVVEHWEKYHIRQVLFQGGVDPSTPLEYFEEVFRGIKSRTRGEVAIHGLSAVEIDWYSKLNRISVKELVSRLAEAGLDSVPGAGAEILSPRVRSIISPLKTTAERWLEVMDEIMKLGLPVSTTMMYGHMETLWERAEHLLALLRLQRRRGLIMAFIAWNFEPGNTELQDTVPYPAGGTELLRNVAVARLVFRHEIPWIQAGWLTAGTRLGQVSLDYGANDWGGTLYGEKVLPAAGVPLPLLVRRSIERVIGSAGYEPYERDNWYYPVETTPRIAVSTGGVAG; the protein is encoded by the coding sequence TTGAGTGTTACAGATGAACTCGGTTATGCTGGTCCCGTAGAACACGTCCTTGAGGGTAAACCCTCTGTACATGATATCGTGGAGCTTTACCGTATGCCTCTCTGGCTCCTAGGCTCTCTTGCTCGTGCAGTTACAGATGCTATTACGGGTAGGCGTGTAGGCTATGTTGTGAACATGATACTCAACTATACTAACATTTGTGTAGTCAATTGCAGGTTCTGCGCATTCCGGCGCCAACCTGGAGCACCTGATGCCTACCGCTTAGACGCCTCTCAAGCCATAACTTCTGTTGTCGAACATTGGGAAAAGTATCACATACGTCAAGTGTTGTTTCAGGGCGGCGTAGACCCGTCGACGCCGCTGGAGTACTTCGAGGAGGTTTTCCGCGGTATTAAGAGCAGGACCCGCGGCGAGGTGGCTATCCACGGCCTCAGTGCTGTCGAGATAGACTGGTATTCGAAGCTGAACCGGATTAGCGTGAAGGAGCTTGTCTCTAGACTAGCCGAGGCGGGGCTAGATAGCGTCCCTGGTGCCGGTGCAGAGATACTGAGCCCTCGGGTGCGCAGCATAATCTCTCCTCTTAAGACTACTGCCGAGCGCTGGCTCGAGGTTATGGACGAGATTATGAAGCTAGGGCTCCCGGTCAGCACTACTATGATGTACGGGCACATGGAGACCCTCTGGGAGCGGGCTGAACACCTCCTCGCACTGCTCCGGCTACAGAGGCGTCGGGGTCTCATCATGGCCTTCATCGCGTGGAACTTCGAGCCAGGCAACACAGAGTTACAGGATACCGTGCCCTACCCAGCAGGGGGCACTGAGCTTCTACGCAACGTGGCTGTAGCTAGGCTCGTCTTCCGCCACGAGATACCCTGGATACAGGCTGGCTGGCTCACTGCTGGTACACGGCTGGGCCAGGTCTCGCTAGACTACGGTGCTAACGACTGGGGTGGCACGCTCTACGGCGAGAAGGTGCTGCCAGCGGCAGGGGTACCATTGCCACTTCTTGTCCGCAGGAGCATAGAGCGCGTAATAGGGAGCGCGGGATACGAGCCCTACGAGCGCGACAACTGGTACTATCCGGTTGAAACCACGCCCCGCATAGCGGTGAGTACCGGGGGTGTAGCAGGGTGA
- a CDS encoding radical SAM protein, with protein MKQQLEPPRWLERLAVEAGSPALEKAIHGDRLEPPAIEELLVKTPFHALAAAADYYARLAKQGRGSFIVNLYLTYTNVCETRCSFCAFYRVPSSPEAYTREPRELAEAARRAVEEYGVREIHLVGGNNPELPFSYYEELVSSIKQAAPNAVLKAFTAEEIWFIARATGQRVREVLERLHELGLDALSGGGTEVLDEELQRFIAPRKIPPEEYLRVHEEAHRLGIRSNVILMYGHVEEPISVARHLYRVKMLKERAPGFISFIPVRFNPGDTPLGRSRLYRERARLDGQYDLRIIATARLVLLGAIDNIVAYWVSMGDKLAQAALAHGANDLGGTFYREAVISAAGGGPGGKEPAELAYMLRQAGWTPWMRDTFYNYLEKVDVAELPWLQ; from the coding sequence GTGAAGCAGCAGCTAGAGCCGCCCCGGTGGCTCGAAAGGCTGGCTGTCGAGGCTGGGTCGCCGGCTCTAGAGAAGGCTATTCATGGAGACCGTCTCGAGCCGCCAGCCATAGAGGAGCTGCTAGTGAAGACGCCTTTCCACGCCCTAGCAGCCGCCGCTGACTACTACGCACGTCTAGCGAAGCAGGGCCGGGGCAGCTTCATTGTAAACCTCTACTTAACGTACACTAATGTCTGCGAGACGCGGTGCAGCTTCTGCGCCTTCTACCGTGTCCCCAGCAGCCCCGAGGCGTATACCCGGGAGCCCAGGGAGCTGGCCGAGGCCGCCCGCCGCGCCGTAGAGGAGTATGGCGTGCGGGAGATACACCTGGTGGGTGGGAATAACCCGGAACTCCCCTTCAGTTACTATGAGGAACTAGTATCCTCGATCAAGCAAGCAGCGCCTAATGCTGTGCTGAAGGCCTTCACCGCGGAGGAGATATGGTTCATCGCTCGTGCTACAGGGCAGCGTGTACGGGAGGTGCTTGAGAGGTTACACGAGCTCGGGCTTGACGCTCTATCGGGCGGCGGTACTGAGGTTCTCGACGAGGAGCTCCAGCGCTTCATCGCGCCGCGCAAGATACCCCCAGAAGAGTATCTACGTGTACACGAGGAGGCACACCGGCTAGGGATAAGGAGCAACGTTATACTGATGTACGGGCACGTCGAGGAGCCTATCAGTGTTGCACGGCACCTCTACCGAGTGAAGATGCTCAAGGAACGTGCTCCTGGTTTCATATCGTTCATACCAGTTCGGTTCAATCCCGGCGATACACCGCTCGGCCGATCCCGGCTCTATCGTGAACGGGCCCGGCTCGACGGCCAGTATGATCTGCGTATAATTGCTACTGCCCGCCTGGTTCTGCTAGGGGCTATCGATAATATTGTCGCCTACTGGGTAAGCATGGGGGACAAGCTCGCGCAAGCCGCTCTAGCACATGGAGCCAACGACCTTGGTGGCACGTTCTACCGGGAGGCGGTGATCTCAGCAGCTGGGGGTGGCCCTGGCGGCAAGGAGCCAGCAGAGCTGGCTTACATGCTCCGGCAAGCCGGCTGGACTCCCTGGATGCGCGATACCTTCTACAATTACCTGGAGAAGGTCGATGTAGCAGAGCTTCCCTGGCTACAGTAG
- a CDS encoding aldehyde ferredoxin oxidoreductase family protein yields the protein MEFKLLRIDLWNQKVREEKIDEKILRKFLGGRGLGAYLALREIPPGADPLGPENRLYILTGPITGTAAIESGRYHAVAKSPLTGILGDSNSGGQFGPWLRFAGYDGIVLEGISEEPVWISIIDGEVKFHDARNLWGKGVIYTEKVIRENVGITKEDLGSVLAIGPAGENLSKIAAIMNDKYRAAGRTGLGAVMGSKRVKAIFAYGKRQIELYDRQKFFEAAKKLMKKIQEHSISQALGKYGTAVLVNIINEHGGFPTKNWTRGTFEKAYEISGEYLAEKYLKTNKGCWGCVIRCARVAEVKSGPYRTPVSEGPEYETIWANGGNTMIGNMEALIKINYLLNDLGFDTISFGNTAATLMELYEKAQKGELPEDKAKKLLSLLEDIEPTWGNADAVIQLIWRTAYRDGIGDYTAEGAARLAEAFGSPDSAVHVRGLELPAYDPRAINSMALSYATSNRGGCHLRAYAVSFDVLGVPKKFDPLQVDMEKVKLVKFQQEHFAVIDSLVVCKFNTFADSPEDYVPLLQAAMGWEDLTTEELLTIGERIYNVERLFAVREGHGYKDYLPKRLIEEPLPDGPAKGRTAKEAIEKYLPEYYKLRGWEDGKPLPETLKRLGLEEFLYIVS from the coding sequence GTGGAGTTCAAGTTACTCCGTATAGACCTATGGAACCAGAAGGTCCGCGAAGAGAAGATTGACGAGAAGATTCTCAGAAAGTTCCTCGGCGGACGCGGTCTCGGTGCCTACCTGGCTCTACGCGAGATACCACCAGGTGCTGACCCTCTAGGCCCCGAGAACAGGCTCTACATCCTAACTGGTCCCATAACTGGCACTGCAGCCATAGAGAGCGGTCGTTATCATGCCGTTGCAAAGAGCCCGCTTACAGGCATTCTTGGCGACTCTAACTCGGGCGGCCAGTTCGGCCCCTGGCTACGCTTCGCCGGTTACGACGGCATAGTCCTCGAAGGCATAAGTGAGGAACCTGTATGGATAAGCATAATTGACGGCGAGGTAAAGTTCCACGACGCCCGCAACCTCTGGGGCAAAGGTGTCATCTACACAGAGAAGGTAATACGCGAGAACGTAGGGATAACCAAGGAGGATCTTGGCAGCGTCCTAGCCATCGGCCCCGCGGGCGAAAACCTATCAAAGATAGCTGCCATAATGAACGATAAGTATCGTGCTGCTGGCCGTACAGGCCTAGGCGCCGTAATGGGCAGCAAGCGTGTCAAGGCTATATTCGCTTACGGTAAGAGGCAGATTGAGCTCTACGACCGCCAGAAGTTCTTCGAAGCCGCCAAGAAGCTCATGAAGAAGATACAGGAGCATAGCATCAGTCAAGCTCTAGGCAAGTACGGAACCGCCGTACTAGTAAACATTATCAACGAGCACGGCGGCTTCCCGACGAAGAACTGGACCCGCGGCACCTTCGAGAAGGCTTACGAGATCAGCGGTGAGTACCTCGCAGAGAAATACCTCAAGACAAACAAAGGCTGCTGGGGCTGTGTCATACGCTGCGCCCGTGTAGCCGAGGTAAAGAGCGGCCCCTACCGCACCCCCGTCAGCGAGGGCCCAGAGTACGAGACCATCTGGGCCAACGGCGGTAACACGATGATAGGCAACATGGAGGCTCTAATAAAGATAAACTACCTGCTCAACGATCTAGGCTTCGACACCATAAGCTTCGGCAACACGGCCGCCACGCTTATGGAGCTCTACGAGAAGGCCCAGAAGGGCGAGCTACCCGAGGACAAGGCTAAGAAGCTCCTCAGCCTCCTAGAGGACATCGAGCCCACCTGGGGCAACGCTGACGCAGTAATACAGCTAATATGGAGGACAGCCTACCGCGATGGCATCGGCGACTACACAGCAGAGGGTGCTGCAAGGCTAGCAGAAGCCTTCGGCAGCCCCGACTCTGCAGTACACGTCAGAGGCCTCGAACTACCAGCCTACGACCCCCGCGCAATCAACAGCATGGCCCTCAGCTACGCTACAAGCAACCGTGGCGGCTGCCACCTACGCGCCTACGCAGTGAGCTTCGACGTGCTAGGCGTACCCAAGAAGTTCGATCCACTCCAGGTAGACATGGAGAAGGTGAAGCTGGTAAAGTTCCAGCAGGAGCACTTCGCCGTAATAGACAGCCTCGTAGTATGCAAGTTCAACACATTCGCGGACAGCCCAGAGGACTACGTACCACTACTCCAGGCAGCAATGGGCTGGGAGGACCTCACAACAGAGGAGCTACTAACGATAGGCGAGAGGATATACAACGTGGAGAGGCTCTTCGCTGTGAGAGAAGGACACGGCTACAAGGATTACCTACCAAAGAGGCTAATCGAGGAGCCACTACCCGACGGCCCAGCCAAGGGCAGGACTGCAAAGGAGGCCATCGAGAAGTACCTACCAGAGTACTACAAGCTACGTGGCTGGGAGGACGGCAAGCCTCTACCAGAGACTCTGAAGAGGCTAGGCCTCGAAGAGTTCCTCTACATAGTATCCTAA
- a CDS encoding MATE family efflux transporter, protein MTEATKQCTERGLQDLRQQVLEAPVTITILKLSAPLMLGNLVSSLYWLIDAFWLGLLGVEEFSVPTLAYYPFLIVYTALVGFLTAAVSLVSQITGRGNVDEIVETVNKVLGASILAGLMFGLAGFVLSPLFVRLIGASGEMAISATTYLRLQFIALPVAAFTYTFRYVASSLGDTRTPMILMTVSMLINIVLDPFLIFGLWIFPRLEVLGAAIATVVAKSLTAIVIVVMLRRGFHGVRLHPKMMLPSRRILKVMISVGTPLGINMSVQHVSEYILVGIITRIDMMLGTVAAIAAYTIGFRILDVLRSIVAALSQAAAAVIGQSLGAGLRDRAETAVASLTWMVFITLVTAAILLAVKGYNIAGLFIDNPAAIMEAWQYLFLLGLSLPLFTFFLVAWSIGVATGKNQIPTYIAVIRTIGIRLPLAYTLAFILGMTSLGVWIAIAISNMIAGLLSALWIVKGKWLEAEALRKYQKS, encoded by the coding sequence ATGACAGAGGCTACTAAGCAGTGTACAGAGAGAGGACTACAGGATCTGCGGCAGCAAGTGCTAGAAGCTCCAGTAACTATAACAATTCTGAAACTATCAGCACCGTTAATGCTAGGCAATCTAGTGAGTAGTCTCTACTGGTTGATCGACGCGTTCTGGCTTGGATTGCTCGGTGTAGAGGAATTCTCAGTACCTACTCTAGCTTATTACCCCTTTCTCATAGTGTACACGGCCCTTGTAGGCTTCCTAACAGCAGCAGTTTCTCTTGTAAGCCAGATCACTGGAAGAGGAAATGTAGACGAAATAGTAGAGACCGTGAACAAGGTCTTGGGTGCTAGTATCCTGGCGGGTTTAATGTTTGGCTTGGCTGGTTTCGTTCTTTCGCCCCTTTTTGTGAGACTGATTGGTGCAAGCGGCGAGATGGCTATATCGGCAACAACTTATCTGCGTCTTCAATTCATAGCGTTACCCGTTGCAGCATTCACTTACACATTTAGGTATGTTGCATCATCGCTTGGCGATACTCGTACACCAATGATACTCATGACAGTATCTATGCTAATCAACATAGTTCTCGACCCCTTTCTAATATTCGGACTCTGGATATTCCCCCGCCTTGAAGTATTAGGTGCAGCCATAGCAACAGTAGTTGCAAAATCACTAACCGCCATAGTAATAGTAGTCATGCTTAGAAGAGGATTCCATGGAGTTAGGCTCCATCCTAAGATGATGCTGCCATCTCGCCGCATACTAAAGGTAATGATATCTGTCGGTACTCCACTAGGCATCAACATGTCTGTACAACATGTTAGTGAATATATCTTGGTAGGCATTATAACAAGAATAGATATGATGCTCGGAACCGTAGCAGCGATCGCTGCTTACACAATAGGCTTCCGTATCCTCGATGTGCTTCGTTCAATAGTAGCAGCCCTATCCCAGGCTGCTGCAGCAGTAATAGGACAATCACTAGGTGCAGGTCTACGTGACCGTGCAGAAACAGCAGTAGCATCCTTAACCTGGATGGTGTTCATAACACTAGTAACTGCTGCGATACTCCTCGCAGTAAAAGGTTACAATATAGCGGGTTTGTTCATAGACAATCCAGCAGCAATTATGGAAGCCTGGCAATACCTCTTTCTCCTTGGACTAAGCCTCCCACTATTTACATTCTTCCTAGTAGCATGGAGCATAGGAGTTGCAACTGGGAAAAACCAGATACCAACATATATAGCTGTTATAAGGACAATTGGGATAAGACTACCCTTAGCATACACGCTAGCATTTATTCTAGGCATGACAAGCCTAGGAGTATGGATAGCAATAGCTATAAGTAACATGATAGCAGGCTTATTATCCGCGTTATGGATCGTGAAGGGCAAATGGCTAGAAGCAGAGGCTCTCAGAAAGTATCAGAAGAGCTAG